TCTCGTCGCGTCCCGGCACGTAGTAGCGCAGCGACAGCCGCCTGCGGCTCCGCAGCGCCTCGTTGACACTGGGCAGCGCGTCGGGCGCGGCGTCGACCTCCACCGCGACCTGGCTGCTGACCGCCGCCGCGCCCTCGCCCGAGGCCTGCTCGAACTTGGCGATGACCCGGGCCAGCGCGTCGCGCTCCCCGAACTCCGGCATCTCGGCGAGCAGGCGCAGCGCGACCAGCAGGGCGCTGGCCTCGTCCACGCCCAGCCGCAGCGGGCGGGCGATGGTCTCGGCGTTGTCGATGACGATCTCCCCGCCGTCCCACGACACGTCGATCAGGTCGCCGGGGGTGTGGCCGGGCAGCCCGCACATCCAGACCAGCTGCAGGTCGTCGATGAGCTGCTTCTCGCTCAGCCCGAAGATCTTCGCGACCTCGGGCACCTGGGCCCCGGGGTGCGACATCAGGTAGGGCACCAGTGCCAGCAGCCTGGGCAGGCGATCGGCTGTGCTCACGCGAGTGCTCCCTTCAGGCGGCAGATGACCGCGTCACGGGCGTCCGGCGGGCCGACCACCTCGGCGTCCGCGGCGAAGCCCACGATCCACCCGGCCAGGCGGCCGGGGTCGGTGAAGTCGACGTCCAGCTCGTCCCAGCCGCCACCGGCGGGCCGCACCGCCTTCGCCACCTGGCGCAGCCCCTGGCAGGTGTCCTGCCTGACCCGGATGAGGGCGGTGCGCTCGCGGACGGCGGCGTCGCTGAATCCGACCATGGACTTGATGTCGACGCCCTCGGGCACCACCACGGCGCCGGGGCGGCCGACGGTGGTGACCGTGCCGCTGATCCGGCTGAGCCGGAAGACCCTGGGGGCGTCCCGGTCGCGGTCGTGGCCGACCATGTACCAGCGGCCCCGGCGGCTGACGACGCCCCACGGCTCCACGGTGCGGGTCAGCACGTTCTGGCTGGCCGCCGCCCGGTAGGCGAAGCGGACCGCGCGCCGGTCGCGCACGGCCTCCCACAGCGCGGGGAAGGACGGGTCCTGGGTGTCGACGCGCAGCTCCAGCGCCCCGCCGAGCACCCCGTGGGCCTCGTCGGTCTGCACGCCCCCGGCGCGCAGCTTCAGCAGGGCCCCGCTGGCCGCCTCGGCCAAACTGGCCCGCTGCCACACCTGGGCCGCCAGGCCCACCACGGCGGCCTCGTCGGGCTCCAGGGTGATCTCCGGCAGCTCGTACGCCGAGCGGACGATCCGGTAGCCGGGATCCTCCTCCCACGGGTCCTTGTGGACCTCGATCGGGATGCCTATCTCCCGCAGCTCGTTCTTGTCCCGCTCGAACATCCGCTGGAAGGCCTCGTCGTTGTCGGCGTCGTAGCCCGGCACCGCCTGGCGGATGTGCTCGGCACTGAGCGGCCGCCGCGTGGCCAGCAGGCAGATCACGAGATTGAGCAGCCGCTCGGTCTTCCGGCGCGACATCCGGCCTCCTCCCTGTTCGAGTGACGCTACCCTTCCCCCGTGATCAGATGGCGCAGGGGTGAGGTCGTACGGATCCGGCGCGAATGGCCGGGGGCGGTGGAACTCGACGTGACCA
This region of Streptosporangium sp. NBC_01495 genomic DNA includes:
- a CDS encoding helix-turn-helix transcriptional regulator, coding for MSTADRLPRLLALVPYLMSHPGAQVPEVAKIFGLSEKQLIDDLQLVWMCGLPGHTPGDLIDVSWDGGEIVIDNAETIARPLRLGVDEASALLVALRLLAEMPEFGERDALARVIAKFEQASGEGAAAVSSQVAVEVDAAPDALPSVNEALRSRRRLSLRYYVPGRDEITPREVDPMRLVVVDGRPYLSGWCYRAEAVRLFRVDRMLSVDVLDVPADPPAGAVADEVTPGVFRPSPTDELVELELTAAGRWVAEYYPCERVEELGEGRVRVALRARDQGWLVRLALRLGDTGRVVSPASLDESVRAAATAALNRYESVS
- a CDS encoding helix-turn-helix transcriptional regulator, whose protein sequence is MSRRKTERLLNLVICLLATRRPLSAEHIRQAVPGYDADNDEAFQRMFERDKNELREIGIPIEVHKDPWEEDPGYRIVRSAYELPEITLEPDEAAVVGLAAQVWQRASLAEAASGALLKLRAGGVQTDEAHGVLGGALELRVDTQDPSFPALWEAVRDRRAVRFAYRAAASQNVLTRTVEPWGVVSRRGRWYMVGHDRDRDAPRVFRLSRISGTVTTVGRPGAVVVPEGVDIKSMVGFSDAAVRERTALIRVRQDTCQGLRQVAKAVRPAGGGWDELDVDFTDPGRLAGWIVGFAADAEVVGPPDARDAVICRLKGALA